The Holosporales bacterium genome contains the following window.
AGTTCCACCTTCCATATGAATAATAACTGGCCTCTTACATCCTTTTGCTGATCGTCACTCGCTTGTTAATTGGCCAATTAATGAAAAATGTTAAATATGTTGCAAAATTGACATTTATATGATATCATTTTTTTGTTTATGTTGCCCATTATTAATAAGGAGAAATTATGAAAAATGTTATAATGATAGTATCGGTAATTATGCTGCTTGTCCCAGAAATCGCATATTGTACAAGAGCTATAGATCGTTGTAGGCAAAATTTGGACGGAGTTTGTTATTTCGCAAATAAAGATGGAATTACTATTGCCTCTAGCAACCGCTCTTCTAATTCACCATTTCCTAGAAATTTAATTTGTAAAAATGGACAAGTCTCCCCAACTTTATATGTAGGAAGTTTTGATGGATCAAGATTTGCACTTATATGTATTTCATCCAGTGTACAAACATTTGGCAACGGGTGTTTTGGAAACTGCCCGAATTTGAGCATAGTAGCGTTTGAGTCCAACTCCCAATTAACAAGGATCTCAGATCACGCCTTTCGTAGCTGTTCTTCCCTGAAATCTGTATGCTTTCCGGCAAGTTTACAGACAATCGGTGGAAACTGTTTTAAAGAATGCCGCAGCTTAAGCTGCGTAACGTTTGCGCTCGGTTCGCGATTGGCAAGGCTCCCAGAGTGTACCTTTGACGGCTGTTCTTCTCTAAGATCTATATGCATTCCGTCCAGTTTACAGGCGATTGGTAATTGGTGTTTTCAGGACTGTGGCAGTCTAAGCATCTTAATGTTCGAGTCCGTACCGCGATTGCAAATAATCGGAGCGGGCGCCTTTAGCGGCTCTGCCCTGGAATCTATATGTCTTCCGTCCAGTTTACGGACGATCGGCGGAGGCTGTTTTTTGCTCTGTCGCAATCTAAGCGTCGTAGAGTTTGAGCCTGGTTCAAAACT
Protein-coding sequences here:
- a CDS encoding leucine-rich repeat domain-containing protein; its protein translation is MKNVIMIVSVIMLLVPEIAYCTRAIDRCRQNLDGVCYFANKDGITIASSNRSSNSPFPRNLICKNGQVSPTLYVGSFDGSRFALICISSSVQTFGNGCFGNCPNLSIVAFESNSQLTRISDHAFRSCSSLKSVCFPASLQTIGGNCFKECRSLSCVTFALGSRLARLPECTFDGCSSLRSICIPSSLQAIGNWCFQDCGSLSILMFESVPRLQIIGAGAFSGSALESICLPSSLRTIGGGCFLLCRNLSVVEFEPGSKLRTIEDFAFGDCAALKSICIPSSVERLGPRCFGSTPLTTRLNPTAGLSSIVFEPSPQPITIGKDTIPAGVTIDANDRPLVRR